In Colletotrichum destructivum chromosome 8, complete sequence, the following proteins share a genomic window:
- a CDS encoding Putative alcohol dehydrogenase, zinc-type, GroES-like superfamily, NAD(P)-binding domain superfamily, whose protein sequence is MKAYQFSSPAKGLEHRELPVPVPGESQLLVQIKAAGLCHTDCNIISGLDNTFFWNRPMTLGHEIAGVVVECGPGVSKFAIGDCVVAVITTKHPAEIGDVVQSPGIGRDGGFAEFVLLNEWKTLPMPDGITFAQAAVATDAVATAYHAVVTEGQISKSSKVAIIGLGGLGLSAVQIASHLGAKVYGVDLHRRKFPVALKSGAHCCGRTMDDFPGVKFDVVFDFAGVGTTTAAAAKAVKAGGKVVLVGLSKKEAALDTHSFVALGVRLVGCVGSSTEEVKEAMQLVADGIIKPDIEEISFSNLPNELKRLERGESIGRLYTDPSKSGIKLEGLVAI, encoded by the coding sequence ATGAAAGCCTATCAATTCTCAAGCCCGGCCAAGGGCCTCGAACACCGAGAGCTTCCCGTGCCGGTTCCCGGGGAGAGTCAACTCCTCGTTCAAATCAAGGCAGCCGGACTCTGCCACACTGATTGCAACATCATATCCGGCCTGGACAACACCTTTTTCTGGAACCGACCGATGACTCTTGGCCATGAGATCGCCGGCGTGGTCGTTGAGTGCGGCCCCGGCGTGTCCAAGTTCGCCATCGGGGATTGCGTTGTGGCAGTGATCACGACCAAGCACCCAGCGGAGATCGGAGACGTTGTCCAAAGCCCCGGCATCGGGCGTGACGGCGGCTTCGCCGAGTTTGTGTTACTCAATGAATGGAAGACATTGCCCATGCCCGACGGAATCACGTTTGCGCAGGCGGCGgtcgccaccgacgccgtcgcaACGGCGTACCACGCTGTCGTTACCGAAGGCCAGATATCAAAATCGTCGAAGGTCGCAATCATCGGTCTGGGCGGCTTGGGTCTCTCGGCCGTCCAGATCGCGTCCCACCTCGGCGCTAAGGTGTACGGGGTCGATCTACACCGCCGCAAATTCCCCGTAGCGCTGAAGTCCGGCGCCCACTGCTGCGGCAGGACGATGGACGACTTCCCGGGAGTCAAGTTTGACGTGGTGTTCGATTTTGCCGGTGTAGGCACGACGACTGCCGCAGCTGCCAAGGCTGTCAAAGCCGGCGGAAAGGTTGTCTTGGTTGGGCtgtccaagaaggaggccgctCTGGACACACACTCCTTCGTTGCCCTCGGCGTGCGACTCGTAGGCTGTGTCGGGTCTTCCACCGAGGAGGTCAAAGAAGCCATGCAACTGGTCGCTGATGGAATCATAAAACCTGACATCGAAGAAATCTCGTTTAGCAACCTACCAAACGAACTGAAACGTCTTGAGAGGGGCGAATCTATTGGACGGTTGTATACTGATCCGTCCAAGAGTGGAATTAAGCTCGAAGGTCTAGTGGCAATTTGA
- a CDS encoding Putative CENP-V/GFA domain, Mss4-like superfamily protein codes for MAPSLHPLIDNGLTKGNPNFSGGKLRCHCKSRPVEVTLGGNVAHNHACGCSKCWKPSGALFSVVGVISRDQVKVTANGDKLHIIDNSAVILRNACRECGVHLFGRIEKPHAFKGLDFVHVELSDQKGWQEPQFAAFVSSIIEQGFHPKGIDEVRSKFKSLGLETYDALSPPLMDLIATWTAQQSGRLPAKL; via the coding sequence ATGGCGCCGTCTCTTCATCCATTGATCGATAATGGCCTGACCAAGGGGAACCCCAACTTCTCCGGGGGCAAGCTCCGCTGCCACTGCAAGAGCAGGCCGGTGGAGGTCACACTCGGGGGCAACGTCGCCCACAACCACGCCTGCGGATGCTCCAAATGCTGGAAGCCCTCCGGCGCCCTCTTCTCTGTCGTCGGCGTTATCTCCAGAGACCAGGTCAAGGTGACGGCCAACGGAGACAAGCTCCACATCATCGACAACTCGGCAGTCATTCTCCGAAACGCCTGCAGGGAGTGCGGGGTTCACCTGTTCGGCCGTATCGAAAAGCCTCACGCATTCAAGGGCTTGGACTTTGTCCATGTCGAGCTGTCGGACCAGAAGGGGTGGCAGGAGCCTCAGTTCGCCGCTTTCGTGTCGTCCATTATTGAGCAAGGATTCCACCCCAAGGGCATCGACGAAGTTCGCAGCAAGTTTAAGTCCCTTGGCTTGGAGACATACGACGCTTTGTCGCCTCCGTTGATGGATCTCATCGCTACGTGGACGGCGCAACAGTCTGGTCGACTTCCAGCCAAGTTGTAG
- a CDS encoding Putative flavin monooxygenase, FAD/NAD(P)-binding domain superfamily: MAEELDILILGAGISGVNAAYRVRNELPGCTFAVLEARDIVGGTWSYWKYPGFRSDSNMTNFGFAWHPWPHDKKIIEGAPIAAYIEDAVKTHHIDDHVRLRHKVLSSNWDSDEARWTLDCATPRGNKQFKAKYLFVCSGYYSYDKALDTQIPGIENFEGKTIHPQWWPEDLDYAGKRVVIIGSGATTMTLFPNIAKTASFTTILQRSPSYVFALAAESSVDKAAKKILPLFLANWFILLKDLALETVFIQIVLNFPALAKKFFRADAQRQLPKDYPVDIHFNPKYNPFEQRLNMCPDGDVFKTLHQPNTEIVTDHIETVTKDGILTKSGRHLPADIIITATGLHVQLFGGADVTVDGVPVKVGDKYSWRGCMLDGVPNAAAIIGYVTQTWTPGADTVTRLFIRVIKEMRKTGAVSATPVLSEEEKKSSPRLPCVDATSNYFKRAHGRMPVVTNQGPWYGRKNLIVDKLALWFGSVRVDMDYRMATKSKEV; the protein is encoded by the coding sequence ATGGCAGAAGAGCTCGATATTCTCATCCTCGGTGCGGGCATCTCGGGCGTCAACGCCGCCTACCGCGTGCGCAACGAGCTGCCGGGATGCACCTTTGCGGTGCTGGAGGCGCGTGACATCGTCGGTGGGACATGGTCGTACTGGAAGTATCCCGGGTTCCGCTCCGACTCGAACATGACCAACTTTGGCTTCGCGTGGCACCCGTGGCCCCACGACAAGAAGATCATCGAGGGCGCGCCCATCGCCGCCTACATCGAAGACGCCGTCAAGACGCATCACATCGACGACCACGTCCGGCTGCGACACAAGGTCCTGTCGTCGAACTGGGACAGCGACGAAGCACGATGGACCCTTGACTGCGCCACGCCTCGGGGGAACAAGCAGTTCAAGGCCAAGTACCTCTTTGTGTGCTCAGGCTACTACTCGTACGACAAGGCGTTGGACACACAGATTCCTGGCATCGAGAACTTTGAGGGCAAAACGATTCACCCTCAGTGGTGGCCCGAAGACCTCGACTACGCCGGAAAGCGtgtcgtcatcatcggctcGGGCGCCACCACCATGACGCTGTTCCCCAACATCGCCAAGACCGCCAGCTTCACCACGATCCTCCAGCGTAGCCCGTCCTACGTGTTCGCTCTAGCTGCAGAGTCGTCAGTGGACAAGGCAGCCAAGAAGATCCTCCCGTTGTTCTTGGCCAACTGGTTCATCCTGCTGAAGGATCTCGCCCTGGAGACCGTCTTCATCCAGATTGTTCTCAACTTCCCCGCCTTGGCCAAGAAGTTCTTCAGGGCCGACGCCCAGCGTCAACTCCCCAAGGACTACCCTGTCGACATTCACTTCAACCCCAAGTACAACCCCTTTGAGCAGCGTCTCAACATGTGCCcggacggcgacgtcttCAAGACTCTCCATCAGCCAAACACGGAAATCGTCACGGACCACATCGAGACCGTCACCAAAGACGGCATCCTCACGAAGTCCGGGCGTCACCTCCCGGCCGACATCATAATCACCGCGACGGGTCTGCACGTGCAACTCTTcggtggcgccgacgtgACCGTTGACGGTGTCCCGGTCAAGGTTGGCGACAAGTACAGTTGGCGCGGGTGCATGCTTGACGGCGTGCCCAATgcggcggccatcatcggcTACGTCACCCAGACCTGGAcccccggcgccgacacGGTGACGCGGCTCTTCATCCGTGTCATCaaggagatgaggaagacgggTGCCGTATCTGCCACGCCCGTCTtgtcggaggaggaaaagaagagctcgccgaggttACCGTGCGTCGACGCCACGTCCAACTACTTCAAGCGGGCGCATGGCCGGATGCCGGTAGTGACTAACCAGGGGCCATGGTACGGGAGGAAGAATCTCATCGTGGACAAGCTGGCACTTTGGTTCGGAAGCGTGAGAGTGGACATGGACTACCGCATGGCAACCAAGTCAAAGGAGGTTTGA
- a CDS encoding Putative alpha/beta hydrolase-1, with amino-acid sequence MATYQTVKTQYVAIDGNRVAYRRLGTKGTFPLLYINHLRGSMDTIDPLFMNSIARNREVIVYDSFGIGHSEGTVPPSTDTMASIAAKLLSALGVSKADVIGFSMGGGVAQTLAWDYPQLVNKLVLAGTQPGVGEGVVLPPREVLESAGAINDEPPTREEMFHLFFYPSESSLALGDAWWKRIHERKVEGEERKGYLVGTGAQAQLNAIFSFTVDTNNFERLKDIKAPTLVTNGHTDIMSPTSNSFTLQQNLRDAQLIIYPDAGHGHLFQVPELYAKHLELFLSGTR; translated from the coding sequence ATGGCAACCTATCAGACAGTCAAGACCCAATACGTCGCCATCGATGGCAACCGCGTTGCCTATCGGCGCCTCGGGACGAAAGGCACATTCCCGCTGCTCTACATCAACCACCTTCGCGGCTCTATGGACACGATCGACCCGCTCTTCATGAACTCGATCGCACGGAACAGAGAAGTGATCGTCTACGACAGCTTTGGCATTGGCCACAGCGAGGGTACCGTGCCCCCGTCAACCGATACCATGGCCTCGATTGCCGCCAAGCTGCTCTcggccctcggcgtcagCAAGGCGGACGTGATCGGGTTCTCGATGGGAGGCGGCGTGGCCCAGACACTGGCATGGGACTATCCTCAACTCGTCAACAAGTTGGTCCTCGCTGGCACCCAACCGGGCGTCGGAGAAGGCGTGGTTCTGCCACCGCGAGAGGTGCTGGAAAGCGCCGGCGCAATCAACGACGAGCCGCCCACAAGGGAGGAAATGTTCCACCTCTTCTTCTACCCGTCGGAATCGAGCCTGGCGCTGGGAGACGCCTGGTGGAAACGCATCCACGAGCGCAAGGTTGAAGGCGAGGAGCGCAAGGGGTATCTGGTGGGCACGGGGGCACAGGCTCAGCTGAACGCCATCTTCTCGTTCACCGTCGACACGAACAACTTTGAGCGGCTGAAGGATATCAAGGCTCCGACTTTAGTTACGAACGGTCACACGGACATCATGTCGCCCACCTCCAACAGCTTCACTCTACAGCAAAACCTGCGCGATGCTCAGCTTATCATCTACCCAGACGCCGGCCATGGACATCTGTTCCAAGTTCCGGAACTGTATGCCAAGCACCTCGAGCTGTTCCTTAGCGGCACTAGGTAG